In Cryptosporangium aurantiacum, a single window of DNA contains:
- a CDS encoding cupin domain-containing protein: MSEPISLTAALASFDVLWSPRIVTKVNDYDVRIARVAGEHVWHTHDHTDEFFLVLDGELRIDLPDRAVTLQRGEVFTVPRGTAHKPSSPDGAAILMFEPTGTSTVGDRHDDVPAHVDATTGHALEA, encoded by the coding sequence ATGAGTGAACCGATCTCGCTGACCGCGGCCCTGGCATCCTTCGACGTGCTGTGGAGCCCGCGCATCGTGACGAAGGTCAACGACTACGACGTCCGAATCGCCAGGGTGGCCGGTGAGCACGTCTGGCACACCCACGACCACACCGACGAGTTCTTCCTGGTGCTCGACGGCGAGCTGCGGATCGACCTGCCCGACCGGGCCGTGACGCTGCAGCGGGGTGAGGTGTTCACGGTGCCGCGGGGCACCGCGCACAAGCCGTCGTCGCCCGACGGTGCGGCGATCCTGATGTTCGAGCCCACCGGGACGTCGACCGTCGGTGACCGGCACGACGACGTGCCCGCACACGTCGACGCGACGACCGGCCACGCGCTGGAGGCTTAG